Below is a window of Candidatus Viadribacter manganicus DNA.
CAACCACCCAAGGCGCCGACGCGTTTGAACGCACCGTCAGCGCCATCATTGCGCTTGTCCCATCAGCCTCAGCACAGCAAAGCACGGCCAATGCGTCCGCCTGAGTTCTGGAAAGACAAAGATCAGATCGAAAGCCGTGACGCGGCCGTGGTCCTGCGCGCGCTGCTGACGCCGGTGTCGTGGGCGTACGCCGCCGTCGCGGCACACCGCATGCGCACAACGATCTCGCGCCACGTGCCGGCGCCGGTCATTTGCATAGGCAACCTCACCGTCGGCGGCGCAGGCAAAACACCGATCAGCCGCGCCATCCGCGCCAGGCTCGGCCCCAACGCGCACACGCTCTCACGCGGCTATGGCGGCCGCGCCGTCGGTCCCTTGCGCGTCACGCCGGACATGGAAGCGATCGAAGTCGGTGACGAGCCGCTGCTTCACGCCCGCGACGGCGCAGCCTGGGTCTCGCGCGATCGCTACGCCGGCGCACTCGCCGCCGTGCAAGCCGGCGCCCACGTCATCTTGATGGATGACGGCTTCCAAAATCCGTCCCTCGCCAAAGACCTCTGCATCGTCGCCGTCGATCCCGCTTACGGCGTCGGCAACGGCCAAGTGTTTCCGGCTGGCCCGCTGCGCGAACGCCTGCGCGATGGCCTCGCGCGCGCCGACGCCATCGTCATGCTCCATAACACCTGGAGCGCCGACATTCCCGAGCACCCCGACTGGCTCGCCGACTTTGCAAAACCCATACTGCAAGCCTCAGTGTCCCCGATCGGCGAAGCGCCAAGCGGCCCGCTCATCGCATTCGCCGGCCTCGCCCGGCCGGAAAAATTCTTCGACACGCTCGAAGCGGTCGGCGCG
It encodes the following:
- the lpxK gene encoding tetraacyldisaccharide 4'-kinase: MRPPEFWKDKDQIESRDAAVVLRALLTPVSWAYAAVAAHRMRTTISRHVPAPVICIGNLTVGGAGKTPISRAIRARLGPNAHTLSRGYGGRAVGPLRVTPDMEAIEVGDEPLLHARDGAAWVSRDRYAGALAAVQAGAHVILMDDGFQNPSLAKDLCIVAVDPAYGVGNGQVFPAGPLRERLRDGLARADAIVMLHNTWSADIPEHPDWLADFAKPILQASVSPIGEAPSGPLIAFAGLARPEKFFDTLEAVGAKVEDMVPFSDHHPYSEDDMRLLAQMAEQRGAQLITTEKDAARLSPAWRARVAVLPVAARFADEAALDALLAPIQSRITALHGEA